One window from the genome of Bacillota bacterium encodes:
- a CDS encoding ABC transporter ATP-binding protein, which yields MIGPGPGRHGMMGPKVRAKDARGTLKRLLKYLNRRKAKLILVIIMALTSSVLSLVGPYLTGVAIDTIKGGIGSVDFKKLANIIFIMVVFYGLSALMTWLQTFVMADISQNTVKELRKDLFEKLQTLPVSFFDTRTHGEIMSRLTNDIETISNTLMQSAVHMVSSLITVVGAFIMMLVLSPLLTIISLIVMPLGMALTFKIAEKTRKLFVTQQKELGEINGYIEEIVSGQRVVKAFTREKKAVLEFGNINIRLKEAGIKAQIFSGIIPPLMNVLNQLSFALVAGAGGWLVIKQVITVGVIASFITYSKYFSRPVNEIANQFNTIQSALAGAERVFEIMDQAPEVNTNNAEEKIDIENVKGEVIFDNVSFSYKKDVPILKNINIKAWPGQSIALVGPTGAGKTTIVNLLMRFYDVNEGSILIDGVDIRKYELERLRKSLGMVLQDTYLFSGTVRENIRYGRLDATDEEVEEAARLANAHSFIHRLPDGYDTMITEGGANLSQGQRQLITIARAILADPAILILDEATSSVDTMTEMKIQEAMLSLMKGRTSFVIAHRLSTIRAADQILVINNGEIIERGTHDGLMEAKGFYYNLYMSQFREPAQIA from the coding sequence ATGATCGGTCCCGGCCCAGGGAGACATGGCATGATGGGACCTAAAGTCAGGGCAAAGGATGCGAGAGGCACTTTAAAAAGATTGTTAAAATATTTGAACAGGCGAAAAGCGAAATTAATTCTTGTTATTATAATGGCCTTGACAAGCTCGGTGTTAAGCCTTGTAGGTCCTTATCTTACCGGTGTAGCTATTGATACAATTAAAGGCGGAATAGGAAGTGTTGACTTCAAGAAACTGGCTAACATTATATTTATAATGGTAGTATTCTATGGTTTGAGTGCTCTTATGACCTGGCTTCAGACTTTTGTAATGGCTGACATATCACAGAATACAGTGAAGGAATTGAGGAAAGACCTGTTTGAAAAATTGCAGACCCTTCCTGTAAGTTTCTTTGATACCAGGACTCATGGAGAAATAATGAGCAGGCTTACTAATGATATAGAGACAATCAGTAATACTCTAATGCAAAGCGCTGTGCATATGGTTTCAAGCCTTATAACAGTAGTAGGAGCATTTATTATGATGCTGGTACTAAGCCCTCTTTTAACTATTATAAGCCTTATAGTAATGCCTCTGGGGATGGCTTTAACATTTAAAATAGCTGAGAAAACGAGGAAATTGTTTGTTACCCAGCAAAAAGAGCTTGGTGAGATAAACGGATACATTGAGGAAATTGTGTCGGGACAAAGGGTGGTAAAAGCATTTACAAGAGAAAAGAAGGCAGTATTGGAGTTTGGGAATATAAACATAAGGCTTAAAGAGGCGGGAATAAAAGCCCAGATTTTTTCAGGGATAATACCTCCTCTGATGAACGTGCTCAACCAGCTTTCCTTTGCTTTGGTGGCAGGTGCAGGCGGCTGGCTTGTTATAAAGCAGGTAATAACTGTAGGAGTCATTGCAAGTTTTATTACCTATTCAAAATACTTTTCCAGGCCTGTTAATGAAATAGCCAATCAGTTTAATACCATTCAGTCTGCACTGGCAGGTGCCGAAAGAGTATTTGAAATTATGGATCAGGCTCCTGAAGTTAATACTAATAATGCTGAAGAGAAAATTGATATTGAAAATGTAAAAGGCGAAGTTATTTTTGATAATGTATCTTTTTCATACAAAAAAGATGTACCTATATTGAAGAATATCAATATTAAAGCCTGGCCTGGGCAGTCCATAGCCCTTGTCGGTCCTACAGGTGCCGGCAAAACCACCATAGTAAACCTTCTCATGCGTTTTTATGATGTAAACGAAGGCAGTATCCTCATAGATGGAGTGGACATTAGAAAATATGAATTAGAACGGCTAAGGAAGTCTTTGGGGATGGTGCTTCAAGACACATACCTGTTTTCCGGTACAGTCAGGGAAAATATCCGTTACGGCAGGCTGGATGCTACCGACGAGGAAGTTGAAGAAGCTGCGCGTCTTGCCAATGCCCACTCTTTTATTCATAGGCTTCCTGATGGATATGATACCATGATTACTGAGGGAGGTGCTAACTTAAGCCAAGGGCAAAGACAGTTGATTACAATAGCCAGAGCAATATTGGCAGACCCTGCAATACTTATTCTGGATGAGGCTACCAGCAGTGTTGATACCATGACCGAAATGAAAATCCAGGAAGCCATGCTGTCTTTGATGAAAGGACGCACAAGTTTTGTAATAGCTCACCGTTTGAGTACGATAAGAGCAGCTGACCAGATACTGGTAATAAATAACGGAGAGATAATAGAGAGAGGGACCCATGACGGACTGATGGAAGCAAAAGGTTTTTACTATAATCTTTATATGAGCCAGTTCAGGGAACCAGCCCAGATAGCATAA
- a CDS encoding MarR family transcriptional regulator — protein MIKYDENSLNFIFRHLMRLYHYRTHMLLSKLGVYPGQPAVLFTLMNHNGISQKELAEKLKLKNATVTVMLKRMEKNHLLFRKTDDKDLRVSRVYLTETGREKIIEMEEIFTSLEKECFDGFTEEEKILLRRFLIHIRDNLMKASKELKDI, from the coding sequence ATGATCAAATATGATGAAAATTCACTCAATTTCATATTCAGACATTTAATGCGCTTGTATCATTATAGAACCCATATGCTTTTGAGCAAATTGGGTGTATATCCCGGACAGCCTGCGGTATTGTTTACACTTATGAATCACAATGGAATAAGCCAGAAGGAGCTCGCGGAAAAACTTAAACTAAAAAATGCCACAGTTACTGTTATGTTAAAACGAATGGAGAAAAATCATCTACTTTTTCGTAAAACCGATGATAAAGATCTTCGAGTTTCTAGGGTATATTTAACAGAAACAGGTAGAGAAAAAATAATTGAGATGGAGGAAATATTCACAAGCCTTGAAAAGGAATGCTTTGATGGATTTACGGAAGAAGAAAAAATACTTTTACGACGTTTTTTAATTCATATAAGGGATAATCTTATGAAAGCGTCCAAAGAGTTAAAAGATATATAA
- a CDS encoding ABC transporter ATP-binding protein, protein MKKLVKYLKPYWKMAVLAPLLMMVEVLMELMQPKLMASIVDNGITNGDIPFILKTGLLMIAISIIGVGGGIGATYFSSKASQNFGADLRLDLFKKVQSFSFDALDKFRTASLVTRLTNDVVQVQNAVLFMLRMLVRAPLLCIGGIIMALTINIRLSIIILVTMPLLILSITFVMKKGFLLFTKVQERLDKVNTVVQENLAGVRVVKAFVRSEYENRRFATANQSLTDITIKAARIVGAIMPLNMLIMNGSVIAIIWFGGIKVNTGEMLVGEIMAYITYMTQILFSLMMVAFIFTMITRAKASADRIIEVLNTEGEATEPTGAELNKAVSKPLIKEMKESVNFKGRVEFKNVSFKYKGATGDPVLKNITFTAMPGETIAIIGPTGSGKSTLVNLIPRFYEVTEGSILIDGIDIRDIDLEELRKNIGVVLQESILFTGTIMDNIRWGCEEASEEEVIEAAKAAQAHNFIMEFPDKYNTVLGQRGVNVSGGQKQRISIARALLKKPAILIMDDSTSAIDMETEARIQSALKNLMKNSTCFVIAQRISTVMEADRIIVLEDGKIVDMGTHEELLQTCRVYQDIYNSQLGGRMVAYV, encoded by the coding sequence TTGAAAAAACTGGTTAAATATCTAAAGCCATACTGGAAAATGGCCGTTCTTGCGCCGTTATTAATGATGGTTGAAGTCCTTATGGAACTTATGCAACCAAAACTTATGGCTTCCATAGTAGATAATGGTATAACAAATGGAGATATACCTTTTATTCTTAAAACAGGTTTACTGATGATAGCTATATCTATTATAGGTGTTGGAGGAGGTATAGGTGCAACATACTTTTCAAGTAAGGCATCTCAAAATTTTGGTGCGGACTTAAGACTTGATCTTTTTAAAAAGGTGCAGTCATTTTCTTTTGATGCATTGGACAAATTCAGGACTGCTTCCCTTGTGACCAGACTTACAAATGATGTAGTCCAGGTACAGAATGCGGTACTTTTTATGTTGAGAATGTTGGTAAGGGCGCCACTTCTTTGTATAGGAGGCATTATAATGGCCCTGACTATAAATATCAGGTTATCCATCATTATCTTAGTTACAATGCCTTTACTGATTTTATCTATTACTTTTGTTATGAAGAAAGGTTTCCTTCTCTTTACTAAGGTGCAGGAAAGACTGGATAAAGTAAATACAGTTGTGCAGGAAAACCTGGCAGGAGTCAGGGTGGTAAAGGCTTTTGTACGTTCAGAATATGAAAACCGGAGATTTGCAACGGCTAATCAAAGCCTAACAGACATTACTATAAAAGCTGCTCGTATTGTTGGAGCTATTATGCCATTAAACATGCTGATAATGAATGGAAGTGTAATAGCCATTATATGGTTTGGTGGTATTAAAGTGAATACCGGAGAAATGTTGGTAGGAGAAATAATGGCATATATTACATATATGACACAAATACTGTTTTCTTTAATGATGGTGGCTTTTATATTCACAATGATTACCAGAGCTAAGGCTTCTGCCGATAGAATAATTGAAGTTCTTAATACTGAAGGTGAAGCAACAGAACCAACCGGAGCAGAACTAAATAAAGCTGTATCAAAGCCTTTAATAAAAGAAATGAAAGAAAGTGTAAATTTTAAAGGGCGTGTAGAGTTTAAAAACGTTTCATTTAAATATAAAGGCGCAACCGGGGATCCTGTACTGAAAAACATTACTTTTACAGCTATGCCGGGTGAAACAATAGCAATAATAGGGCCTACCGGTTCGGGTAAATCTACTTTGGTCAATCTCATCCCCAGGTTTTACGAAGTAACCGAAGGCAGCATTTTAATTGACGGCATAGATATAAGAGACATTGATCTTGAAGAACTTAGAAAAAATATTGGCGTAGTATTACAAGAAAGCATTCTCTTTACCGGTACAATTATGGATAATATTCGCTGGGGTTGTGAGGAGGCATCGGAAGAAGAAGTTATTGAGGCTGCTAAAGCAGCCCAAGCCCATAATTTTATTATGGAATTTCCTGATAAATATAACACAGTATTAGGACAAAGAGGAGTCAATGTTTCAGGGGGACAGAAGCAGAGAATATCTATTGCGAGGGCTTTATTAAAAAAGCCAGCCATTCTCATAATGGATGATAGTACAAGTGCTATTGATATGGAAACAGAGGCAAGGATACAAAGTGCATTGAAGAATCTGATGAAAAATTCAACATGCTTTGTTATAGCACAACGTATCAGCACTGTTATGGAAGCAGATAGAATTATAGTCCTTGAAGACGGAAAAATTGTTGATATGGGTACCCATGAAGAACTTCTACAAACCTGTAGGGTATACCAGGATATTTACAATTCACAGTTGGGCGGAAGGATGGTGGCTTATGTCTAA